A window of the Streptomyces sp. NBC_00250 genome harbors these coding sequences:
- a CDS encoding acyl-CoA dehydrogenase family protein, with amino-acid sequence MTDAEELRVLTRKLLEEHPPATTDRTDFLRARFDAGLAWVHYPVGLGGLDAPRALQAVVDAELAAAGAPDNDPRKIGIGLGMAAPTVLAHGTDEVKRRFLRPLWVGEEVWCQLFSEPGAGSDLAALATRAVRDGEDWVVDGQKVWTSSAHTARWAILIARTDPDAPKHRGITYFVCDMTDPGVEVRPLRQITGEAEFNEVFLTGVRIPDAHRLGEVGDGWRVAQTTLMNERVSIGGARIPREGGMIGKVATTWRERPELRTHDLHRRLLDHWVDAEVARLAGERLRQQLVAGRPGPEGSAMKLAFARLNQVISGLEVELLGDEGLLYGEWEMRRPELVDFTGRDAGYRYLRSKGNSIEGGTSEVLLNIVAERVLGLPPEPRNDKDVAWKDLAR; translated from the coding sequence ATGACCGACGCCGAGGAACTGCGCGTACTCACCCGGAAGCTGCTCGAAGAGCACCCGCCCGCCACCACCGACCGCACCGACTTCCTGCGCGCCCGCTTCGACGCCGGACTCGCCTGGGTGCACTACCCGGTCGGCCTCGGCGGACTCGACGCGCCCCGCGCGCTCCAGGCCGTCGTCGACGCCGAACTCGCCGCCGCGGGCGCCCCCGACAACGACCCGCGCAAGATCGGCATCGGTCTGGGCATGGCGGCCCCCACCGTCCTCGCCCACGGCACCGACGAGGTCAAGCGGCGCTTCCTCCGCCCGCTGTGGGTCGGCGAGGAGGTCTGGTGCCAGCTCTTCAGCGAGCCCGGGGCCGGATCCGACCTCGCCGCGCTCGCCACCAGGGCCGTCCGCGACGGCGAGGACTGGGTGGTGGACGGGCAGAAGGTGTGGACCTCCAGCGCGCACACGGCCCGCTGGGCCATCCTCATCGCCCGCACCGACCCGGACGCGCCCAAGCACCGGGGCATCACCTACTTCGTCTGCGACATGACCGACCCCGGCGTGGAGGTCCGGCCGCTGCGCCAGATCACCGGCGAGGCCGAGTTCAACGAGGTCTTCCTCACCGGCGTCCGCATCCCCGACGCCCACCGCCTCGGCGAGGTCGGCGACGGCTGGCGGGTCGCCCAGACCACCCTCATGAACGAGCGCGTCTCCATCGGCGGAGCCCGTATCCCCCGCGAGGGCGGCATGATCGGGAAGGTCGCCACGACCTGGCGCGAGCGCCCCGAGCTGCGCACCCACGACCTGCACCGGCGGCTCCTCGACCACTGGGTCGACGCCGAGGTCGCCAGGCTCGCCGGTGAACGGCTCCGCCAGCAGCTCGTCGCGGGCCGCCCCGGCCCCGAGGGCAGCGCCATGAAACTCGCCTTCGCCCGCCTCAACCAGGTCATCAGCGGCCTTGAGGTCGAACTCCTCGGCGACGAGGGCCTGTTGTACGGCGAGTGGGAGATGCGCCGCCCCGAACTCGTCGACTTCACCGGCCGCGACGCCGGCTACCGCTATCTGCGGTCCAAGGGCAACTCGATCGAGGGCGGCACCAGCGAGGTGCTGCTCAACATCGTCGCCGAGCGGGTCCTGGGCCTGCCTCCGGAGCCCCGTAACGACAAGGACGTCGCCTGGAAGGACCTCGCCCGATGA